A genomic segment from Diospyros lotus cultivar Yz01 chromosome 5, ASM1463336v1, whole genome shotgun sequence encodes:
- the LOC127801499 gene encoding pentatricopeptide repeat-containing protein At2g17033, giving the protein MAATGSIKVPLRLSCSHHHHRPHRHFLLLTPTPPPFTIHCALSKQGHRFLTSLLSTAISDPSVSNRLIRKFVLSSSKSVALNLLSHLLSARTPHQHFSSLALPLYSRISEASWFTWNPQMVADLVALLHKQGQVDDAETLVSESVSKLGSRERDLALFYCNLIVSHSQHKSNPGFFDSYARLKQLACTSSSVYVKRRAYESMIGGLCAMGLPLEAENLMEEMRGLGFDPSAFEFRYVIYAYGRSGLFNDMKRCVAEMESRGLGSDTICSNMVLSSFGAHSQLSEMVLWLQRMKKTGVPFSFRTYNSVLNSCPKMMEMLRDMKTIPISIRELVENLQGEEGLLVEELMGSSVLEKAMEWSGLEGKLDLHGMHLGSAYLIMLQWAEELRTRLRDGNEGKIPAQITVVCGSGKHSNIRGESPVKGLVKQMVVRMNCPMRIDRYNVGCFVAKGRVLKHWFASSISGTS; this is encoded by the exons ATGGCTGCCACTGGAAGCATCAAGGTACCGCTGCGACTGTCGTGTAGCCACCACCACCACCGGCCGCACCGCCATTTCCTCCTCCTAACGCCGACACCGCCGCCGTTCACAATCCATTGCGCTCTAAGCAAGCAAGGCCACCGCTTTCTAACCTCTCTTctctccaccgccatctccgATCCCTCCGTCTCCAACCGCTTAATCCGCAAATTCGTACTCTCCTCGTCCAAATCCGTAGCTCTTAACCTCCTCTCCCATCTTCTCTCCGCTCGCACCCCTCATCAACACTTCTCCTCGCTCGCCTTACCc TTGTATTCGAGAATCAGTGAGGCGTCTTGGTTTACTTGGAACCCCCAGATGGTAGCAGACTTGGTGGCTCTACTTCATAAACAAGGCCAGGTGGACGATGCAGAAACCCTAGTTTCCGAGTCCGTCTCCAAATTAGGGTCTCGGGAACGTGATCTGGCTCTCTTCTACTGCAATTTGATAGTTTCTCACTCCCAACACAAATCCAATCCAGGGTTTTTCGACTCCTACGCACGGCTGAAGCAGCTGGCCTGCACTTCGTCCTCCGTTTACGTGAAACGCCGCGCGTACGAATCGATGATCGGTGGCCTGTGCGCCATGGGTCTGCCTCTCGAAGCTGAGAATTTGATGGAAGAGATGAGAGGTCTTGGATTCGACCCATCCGCGTTTGAATTCAGGTATGTGATATATGCTTATGGAAGATCTGGTTTGTTCAACGATATGAAGAGATGCGTGGCTGAAATGGAATCTCGAGGTCTAGGGTCGGACACAATTTGTTCAAACATGGTGCTTTCGTCTTTCGGAGCTCATAGCCAGCTCTCAGAGATGGTTCTTTGGCTGCAAAGGATGAAGAAAACCGGCGTCCCCTTTTCGTTTCGGACTTACAACTCCGTGTTGAATTCGTGCCCAAAGATGATGGAAATGCTTCGAGACATGAAAACCATTCCCATTTCAATCCGAGAGCTGGTAGAGAATTTGCAGGGCGAGGAGGGATTGTTGGTGGAGGAGCTGATGGGATCATCGGTTTTGGAGAAGGCTATGGAATGGAGTGGTTTGGAGGGGAAGTTGGATTTGCACGGAATGCATTTGGGTTCTGCCTACTTGATCATGCTGCAGTGGGCGGAGGAGCTCCGTACAAGGCTCCGGGACGGGAATGAGGGCAAGATACCGGCGCAGATTACAGTCGTTTGTGGGTCGGGGAAGCATAGCAACATCAGGGGTGAGTCGCCGGTGAAAGGTTTGGTAAAGCAGATGGTGGTTCGGATGAATTGTCCGATGAGAATCGACAGGTACAATGTTGGATGTTTTGTTGCCAAAGGAAGAGTGTTGAAACACTGGTTTGCTTCATCCATCTCTGGTACCTCTTGA